One Choloepus didactylus isolate mChoDid1 chromosome 16, mChoDid1.pri, whole genome shotgun sequence DNA window includes the following coding sequences:
- the LOC119511235 gene encoding RNA transcription, translation and transport factor protein-like: MFRRKLTALDYHNPAGFNCKDETEFRNFIVWLEDQKIRHYKIEDRGNLRNIHSSDWPKFFEKYLRDVNCPFKIQDRQEAIDWLLGLAVRLEYGDNAEKYKDLVPDNTKNADSATKNAEPLINLDVNNPDFKAGVMALANLLQIQRHDDYLVMLKGLPVALDKHILGFDTGGHQSPLGKSPLGLEAQVGHCKTLSGEFQRTEGHWQDKERGHRQMQLNSLQSNGILILK; the protein is encoded by the coding sequence ATGTTCCGACGCAAGTTGACAGCCCTCGACTACCACAACCCTGCCGGCTTCAACTGCAAAGATGAAACAGAATTTAGAAACTTTATTGTTTGGCTTGAAGATCAGAAAATCAGACACTACAAAATTGAAGATAGAGGTAATTTAAGAAACATCCACAGCAGTGACTGGCCCAAGTTCTTTGAAAAGTATCTCAGAGATGTTAACTGTCCTTTCAAGATTCAAGATCGACAAGAAGCAATTGACTGGCTTCTTGGGTTAGCGGTTAGACTTGAATATGGAGATAATGCTGAAAAATACAAAGACTTGGTACCAGATAATACAAAAAATGCTGACAGTGCAACTAAAAATGCGGAGCCATTGATCAATTTGGATGTAAATAATCCTGATTTTAAAGCTGGTGTAATGGCTTTGGCTAATCTTCTTCAGATTCAACGTCATGATGATTATCTGGTGATGCTTAAGGGCTTACCTGTTGCTTTAGACAAGCATATTCTTGGTTTTGACACAGGAGGTCATCAGTCTCCCCTCGGCAAAAGCCCACTCGGGCTGGAAGCTCAAGTTGGACATTGTAAGACTCTTTCGGGTGAGTTCCAAAGAACTGAAGGCCATTGGCAGGATAAAGAAAGAGGGCATAGACAGATGCAGCTGAATTCTCTTCAGAGCAATGGGATACTAATTTTGAAGTGA